One Rossellomorea aquimaris DNA window includes the following coding sequences:
- a CDS encoding acetyl-CoA C-acetyltransferase: MGKTVILDGARTPFGKFGGSLSSFTASELGGFAVKEALKRSGIDGEEVEEVILGSVLQGGQGQIPSRQASRHAGLPWNVKTETINKVCASGMRSVTMGDQIIRAGDGEVIVAGGMESMSNAPYILPKARWGFKMGDSQVKDLMVHDGLTCSFNHVHMGTYGNETAKEFELSREEQDQWALRSHERALKAIDAGILGEEIVAVEVPQRKGEPVVVSKDEAPRKETSIEALAKLGPVFGSEGTITAGNAPGVNDGAAAMVLMSEERAAKEGKQPLATILGHTAIAVEAKDFPQTPGLVINELLKKTGKSLEEIDLFEINEAFAAVALTSGKIAGLDPEKVNVNGGAVALGHPIGASGARIILTLAYELKRRGGGVGIASICSGGGQGDAILIEVAKQ; this comes from the coding sequence ATGGGAAAAACGGTTATTTTAGATGGAGCGAGAACGCCATTCGGTAAATTTGGTGGAAGCTTAAGCAGTTTTACAGCTTCAGAGCTGGGCGGTTTTGCCGTGAAGGAAGCCCTGAAACGATCAGGTATAGATGGTGAAGAAGTAGAAGAAGTGATCCTAGGATCTGTATTACAAGGGGGGCAGGGACAGATCCCTTCCCGACAAGCATCCCGTCACGCCGGATTACCTTGGAACGTCAAAACGGAAACCATCAACAAAGTATGTGCTTCAGGAATGCGAAGCGTGACAATGGGTGACCAAATCATCCGTGCAGGTGACGGCGAAGTCATCGTGGCGGGCGGAATGGAATCCATGTCCAATGCACCGTACATCCTTCCGAAAGCTCGCTGGGGCTTCAAGATGGGCGATTCACAGGTGAAGGACTTAATGGTTCATGACGGATTGACGTGCAGCTTCAACCATGTCCATATGGGAACGTACGGAAATGAGACAGCGAAGGAATTTGAACTATCAAGAGAAGAGCAGGATCAGTGGGCATTAAGAAGCCATGAACGCGCCCTGAAAGCGATAGATGCAGGTATTCTGGGTGAAGAAATCGTCGCGGTGGAGGTACCACAGCGCAAAGGGGAACCAGTAGTAGTCAGTAAAGATGAAGCCCCACGAAAAGAAACATCCATCGAAGCTCTGGCCAAATTAGGCCCTGTCTTTGGATCAGAAGGAACGATCACAGCCGGGAACGCACCGGGGGTCAACGACGGGGCGGCAGCAATGGTACTCATGAGTGAAGAGAGAGCCGCAAAAGAAGGGAAGCAGCCATTAGCCACCATCCTAGGACATACAGCAATTGCCGTTGAGGCAAAGGACTTCCCGCAAACACCGGGACTCGTCATCAATGAGCTGCTGAAGAAAACAGGCAAATCACTTGAAGAAATCGACCTGTTTGAAATTAACGAAGCATTCGCAGCTGTGGCCCTGACAAGTGGGAAAATCGCCGGATTGGATCCGGAAAAAGTCAATGTGAACGGTGGAGCAGTTGCCCTTGGTCATCCGATCGGAGCAAGCGGAGCGCGTATCATCCTGACACTGGCATACGAACTGAAGCGTCGCGGAGGCGGTGTAGGAATCGCATCGATCTGCAGCGGAGGCGGTCAAGGGGATGCGATCCTCATTGAGGTCGCGAAGCAGTAG
- a CDS encoding 4Fe-4S dicluster domain-containing protein, whose product MNGLLILNWVAFILVTVYALSLFVYVVKTRIEYIKLGKKVEFDQRFKERFQKIVVNVFGQKKLLKDKKSGAIHVMFFYGFILVQFGAIDFIWKGLAPGSHLPLGPLYPGFTFFQELVTLMILVAVVWAFHRRYVEKLVRLKRGFKSGLVLLFIGGLMLSVLVGNGMGLIWHGEELAWTEPVASLIAGALGAIGETASIVIFYVAWWIHLLFLLAFLVYVPQSKHAHLIAGPANVYFNRLDNPGKLKPIDFEDESAESFGVGKIEEFTQHQMIDFYACVECGRCTNMCPATGTGKMLSPMDLIVKLRDNLTNHGAVVTQKKPWVPTFAFNGTKGNQLAMASATQAAEEAAAGAAYSPSLIGDVITEEEIWACTTCRNCEDQCPVMNEHVDKIIDLRRYLVLTEGKMDADAQRAMQNIERQGNPWGLNRKERENWREAREDVHIPTVKEMKKAGEDFEYLFWVGSMGSFDNRSQKIALSFAKLLNEAGVKFAILGNKEKNSGDTPRRLGNEFLFQELAGQNIAEFEKNEIKKIITIDPHAYNIFKNEYPDFGLEAEVYHHTELLYDLVKQGRLKPKYEVNETITFHDSCYLGRYNEVYDPPREILKSISGVKLVEMERNREKGMCCGAGGGLMWMEEDAGHRVNVSRTEQALEVSPSVISSGCPYCLTMLSDGTKAKEVEETVSTQDVAEILEKAVCGDQKDQPAAS is encoded by the coding sequence ATGAATGGGTTACTCATTCTCAATTGGGTTGCATTTATTCTTGTGACCGTTTACGCACTTAGTCTGTTTGTGTATGTAGTAAAGACGAGAATTGAATATATTAAGCTCGGAAAAAAAGTGGAGTTCGACCAGCGATTCAAGGAACGATTCCAGAAAATCGTAGTCAATGTCTTCGGACAGAAAAAGCTCTTGAAGGATAAGAAGAGTGGAGCGATCCATGTCATGTTCTTCTACGGCTTCATTTTAGTCCAATTCGGAGCCATCGATTTCATCTGGAAAGGACTTGCCCCGGGAAGTCACTTGCCACTGGGGCCGTTATATCCTGGATTCACGTTCTTCCAGGAGCTTGTCACACTCATGATCCTGGTAGCGGTTGTCTGGGCCTTCCATCGCCGCTATGTGGAAAAATTGGTTCGTCTAAAAAGAGGCTTTAAGTCAGGATTGGTTCTGCTGTTCATCGGTGGATTAATGCTGTCAGTCCTTGTAGGGAACGGGATGGGCCTTATCTGGCACGGTGAAGAACTGGCCTGGACAGAGCCGGTAGCATCACTCATTGCAGGAGCACTTGGAGCCATTGGAGAAACGGCTTCCATCGTCATCTTCTATGTGGCCTGGTGGATCCATTTATTATTCTTACTGGCATTCCTTGTATATGTTCCACAATCCAAGCACGCTCATTTAATCGCAGGTCCTGCGAATGTCTACTTCAATCGATTAGACAACCCTGGAAAGCTTAAGCCCATCGACTTTGAAGATGAGTCAGCCGAAAGCTTCGGGGTAGGGAAAATTGAAGAGTTCACGCAACATCAAATGATCGATTTCTACGCTTGCGTGGAATGTGGTCGTTGTACGAATATGTGTCCTGCTACAGGAACAGGGAAAATGCTTTCCCCAATGGATCTAATTGTGAAACTGCGTGATAATCTGACGAATCACGGTGCGGTTGTTACGCAGAAAAAACCGTGGGTGCCGACTTTTGCATTCAATGGCACTAAAGGGAATCAACTTGCGATGGCGAGTGCCACTCAAGCAGCGGAAGAAGCGGCTGCTGGAGCAGCGTATAGTCCAAGCCTGATCGGAGACGTTATCACAGAAGAAGAAATCTGGGCATGTACGACGTGCCGTAACTGTGAAGACCAATGTCCGGTCATGAACGAGCACGTCGATAAAATCATCGACCTTCGCCGTTACCTGGTCCTTACTGAAGGAAAGATGGACGCAGATGCACAACGCGCGATGCAAAATATCGAACGTCAGGGGAATCCTTGGGGTCTGAACCGTAAAGAACGTGAAAACTGGCGTGAAGCGAGAGAAGACGTTCATATTCCTACTGTGAAAGAAATGAAAAAAGCTGGAGAAGACTTTGAATACTTATTCTGGGTTGGATCCATGGGTTCATTCGATAACCGCAGCCAAAAAATCGCGTTATCCTTTGCCAAGCTGCTGAATGAAGCAGGCGTGAAATTCGCAATCTTAGGAAACAAAGAGAAAAATTCCGGCGATACACCACGTCGACTCGGTAATGAGTTCCTATTCCAGGAGCTTGCAGGTCAAAACATCGCCGAATTCGAAAAGAATGAAATCAAGAAAATTATTACGATCGATCCGCATGCTTATAACATTTTCAAAAATGAGTATCCTGACTTCGGTTTGGAAGCGGAAGTGTATCACCACACGGAACTTCTATATGACCTGGTAAAGCAGGGGCGTCTGAAGCCGAAATACGAAGTGAATGAAACGATCACCTTCCACGACTCCTGTTACCTGGGACGTTACAATGAAGTATACGATCCACCTCGGGAAATCCTGAAATCAATCTCCGGCGTGAAATTGGTTGAAATGGAACGTAACCGTGAAAAAGGTATGTGCTGTGGAGCGGGTGGAGGACTTATGTGGATGGAAGAAGACGCAGGTCACCGCGTGAACGTTTCCCGTACAGAGCAGGCACTTGAGGTCAGCCCATCGGTCATCAGCTCGGGTTGTCCATACTGCCTGACGATGCTATCTGATGGAACGAAAGCGAAGGAAGTAGAAGAGACCGTCTCTACTCAGGATGTGGCAGAAATCCTTGAAAAAGCAGTATGCGGAGATCAAAAAGATCAGCCGGCTGCTTCGTAA
- the cls gene encoding cardiolipin synthase, producing the protein MWWFILLLIIVVVIGWLMIDFKLGRSHFIRTRTRRDYEKRNSDIELFSRGPELFDRMFKEMKEAKSSIHVLFYIVQDDHFALRFMDLLKDKAKEGVEVRLLMDQIGSHNVPKSKVRMLRDAGVEVAFCQKVRLPFLFFSSQQRNHRKITVIDGKIGYLGGYNVGKEYIDENDIPELSPWRDYHLRLEGEGVHDLQTEFCIDWFRGTNNDLKDETRYFPPAGKGSILHQIFPTEGVNIEDFFKKFIDEAKEEVIIGTPYFIPTPILMEALCDALERGVIVRIIIPNNADHMLVKEAAFPYFRTLLAKGAKVYQFMNGFYHAKVMIVDDHFCDLGTANFDKRSFFINLEINNLIFDKEFIHTLKNEMTKDMDASDMLSASDLDSVSIMTRIKERVASSISILL; encoded by the coding sequence ATGTGGTGGTTCATCCTACTGTTAATAATAGTTGTTGTCATAGGCTGGTTAATGATCGACTTTAAGCTGGGTAGAAGTCATTTCATCCGGACACGGACAAGAAGAGATTATGAAAAACGAAACAGCGATATCGAATTATTTTCCAGAGGTCCCGAGCTTTTTGATCGAATGTTTAAAGAAATGAAAGAAGCCAAGTCTTCCATTCATGTTTTATTCTATATCGTCCAAGATGACCATTTTGCTTTACGGTTTATGGATTTACTGAAGGATAAAGCAAAAGAAGGCGTAGAGGTCCGCTTGTTAATGGATCAGATCGGGAGTCATAATGTGCCTAAATCAAAAGTGAGAATGCTGCGTGACGCTGGTGTGGAAGTGGCCTTCTGTCAAAAAGTGCGTCTCCCCTTCCTGTTTTTCTCCTCCCAACAGCGGAATCACCGTAAGATCACGGTAATCGATGGCAAGATTGGATATTTGGGCGGTTATAATGTCGGAAAAGAATATATTGATGAAAATGACATACCAGAGCTGTCCCCTTGGAGGGATTACCATCTCCGCTTAGAGGGTGAAGGGGTCCACGACTTACAAACAGAATTTTGCATTGATTGGTTCAGAGGGACGAACAATGATCTGAAAGACGAAACGAGATACTTTCCTCCAGCTGGAAAAGGAAGCATCCTACATCAGATCTTCCCGACAGAAGGGGTGAATATCGAGGATTTCTTCAAGAAGTTCATCGATGAAGCAAAGGAGGAAGTCATTATTGGAACTCCTTATTTCATCCCCACCCCGATTTTAATGGAGGCATTATGTGATGCATTGGAACGGGGCGTCATTGTAAGGATCATCATTCCAAATAATGCCGATCATATGTTAGTAAAGGAAGCAGCATTCCCTTATTTTAGAACCTTACTGGCGAAAGGGGCAAAGGTGTATCAATTTATGAACGGGTTTTATCATGCCAAGGTAATGATCGTAGACGATCATTTTTGTGATTTAGGTACGGCTAATTTTGATAAAAGAAGCTTTTTTATCAATCTTGAAATTAATAACCTTATTTTCGATAAAGAATTCATTCACACATTGAAAAACGAGATGACAAAGGATATGGACGCTTCAGATATGCTCAGCGCAAGTGACCTCGATTCTGTTTCCATAATGACCCGTATAAAGGAACGTGTCGCTTCATCCATTTCCATTTTACTTTAG
- the uvsE gene encoding UV DNA damage repair endonuclease UvsE — MKIRLGFVANSLSLWDASPAKTMTFKRYSDLPKEERMDRLKEVTRLNLEHTKRILYLCAAHEIELYRLSSSLVPLATHPEVEWDFYSPFKNEWKELGNLIKKFGIRASFHPNQFTLFTSPKQHVTDNAVKDMVYHYRMLEYMGIEDSSVINIHIGGSYGDKEETLVRFHENLKSLPTDVKEIMTLENDDKTYTVEETLGVCQRENTPMVLDIHHHEANLSEKPLEDYLEAIFTTWEKRELVPKIHISSPKSDKAFRSHADLVDAGFVEGFFKTLKTFDQDVDFMIEAKHKDLAMLKLIEDLSTIRGVKRISGGALEW, encoded by the coding sequence ATGAAAATCCGATTGGGGTTCGTTGCTAATTCCCTCTCCTTATGGGACGCGAGCCCTGCCAAAACCATGACCTTCAAACGATATTCCGATCTTCCAAAAGAGGAACGAATGGATCGTTTGAAGGAAGTAACAAGATTAAACCTGGAACATACGAAACGCATCCTGTATCTGTGTGCAGCTCACGAAATTGAACTGTACCGACTATCAAGCTCACTTGTTCCGTTAGCTACGCATCCGGAAGTAGAATGGGACTTCTATTCCCCTTTTAAAAACGAATGGAAAGAGCTTGGGAATCTAATCAAGAAATTTGGGATCAGGGCAAGTTTTCACCCCAATCAGTTCACTTTATTCACCAGCCCCAAGCAGCATGTCACTGACAACGCCGTAAAGGATATGGTTTATCATTACCGCATGCTTGAATATATGGGGATTGAGGATAGCTCTGTCATTAACATTCATATCGGTGGAAGCTATGGTGATAAGGAAGAAACGCTTGTACGCTTTCATGAGAATTTGAAGAGCCTCCCGACTGATGTGAAAGAGATCATGACCCTGGAGAACGACGACAAAACATATACGGTAGAAGAAACATTAGGTGTTTGTCAAAGAGAAAACACCCCCATGGTCCTTGATATCCACCATCACGAGGCCAACCTTAGTGAGAAGCCTTTGGAAGATTATCTTGAAGCGATTTTTACCACATGGGAAAAGAGAGAGCTCGTTCCAAAAATACATATTTCCTCGCCGAAATCAGACAAAGCATTCCGCTCTCACGCTGATTTGGTGGATGCAGGCTTTGTAGAAGGATTTTTCAAAACACTCAAGACGTTCGATCAGGATGTTGATTTTATGATTGAAGCAAAGCATAAAGATCTGGCCATGTTGAAGCTGATAGAGGATCTCTCGACGATACGGGGAGTGAAGCGGATTAGTGGCGGGGCTTTGGAATGGTAG